Proteins found in one Streptococcus iniae genomic segment:
- the ftsX gene encoding permease-like cell division protein FtsX: protein MIRNFFRHIWESIKNLKRNLLMTIASVSSVAITLTLVGIFAATLLNIQRVASGVQNNIQINTYLQVDSTDPKKVVKDVTGKEVDNKDYHKIFDQIKAIKGVERIIFSSKDEQLKKLQSTMGDVWELYDKDTNPLQDIYIIETQSPSQVKSVSNKIKGIKGIEDVDYGGINSDKLFKFANFIKTWGLIGTALLLVVAIFLISNTIRMTIMNRQRDIEIMRLVGAKNSYIRGPFIFEGAWVGFLGAVFPALLIYYLYEMAYRQFMPELQLNGLSMYPINYYVYILIGALFVIGIIIGSLGSVMSMRRYLKF from the coding sequence ATGATTAGAAATTTTTTCCGTCATATTTGGGAGTCTATTAAAAACCTCAAACGCAATCTTTTGATGACAATTGCATCAGTAAGTTCAGTTGCTATTACCTTAACATTAGTTGGGATATTTGCAGCAACCTTGTTAAATATTCAACGTGTTGCTTCAGGTGTTCAAAATAACATTCAAATTAATACTTACCTGCAAGTTGACTCGACTGATCCTAAAAAAGTTGTCAAAGATGTCACTGGCAAAGAAGTAGATAACAAAGATTACCATAAAATCTTTGATCAAATTAAAGCTATAAAAGGTGTTGAGCGTATAATCTTTTCAAGTAAAGATGAGCAATTAAAGAAACTTCAATCAACAATGGGTGATGTTTGGGAATTGTATGATAAAGATACAAATCCTCTGCAAGATATCTATATTATAGAAACACAAAGCCCGTCACAAGTTAAAAGTGTTAGCAATAAAATTAAAGGCATCAAAGGAATCGAAGATGTTGATTATGGAGGCATCAATTCAGATAAACTCTTTAAATTTGCCAACTTTATTAAAACTTGGGGCCTTATTGGGACAGCTCTCTTACTTGTAGTTGCAATTTTCTTGATTTCAAATACAATACGCATGACAATCATGAATCGTCAAAGAGATATTGAAATCATGCGATTGGTTGGGGCTAAGAATTCATATATCCGTGGTCCGTTCATCTTTGAAGGTGCCTGGGTTGGGTTTTTAGGAGCTGTTTTTCCAGCTCTCTTGATTTATTACCTATATGAAATGGCTTATCGTCAATTTATGCCTGAATTACAACTTAATGGGTTATCTATGTATCCTATTAATTATTATGTTTACATTTTAATTGGCGCCCTCTTTGTAATAGGAATTATTATTGGCTCCCTAGGGTCAGTAATGTCAATGAGACGCTATCTTAAATTTTAA
- the ftsE gene encoding cell division ATP-binding protein FtsE, protein MALIEMKGVTKKYHRSTTALRGISIGINQGEFAYLVGPSGAGKSTFIKLLYREEKVTSGILYVGEYNLTKLKAKEVPILRRNIGVVFQDFKLLPRKTVFENVAYAMEVIGEKRRHIKKRVPEVLELVGLKHKMRSFPNQLSGGEQQRVAIARAIVNSPKLLICDEPTGNLDPEISWEIMQLLERINLQGTTILMATHNSHIVNTLRHRVIAIEDGRIVRDEEEGDYGYDD, encoded by the coding sequence ATGGCATTAATAGAAATGAAGGGTGTGACAAAAAAATATCACCGCTCAACAACTGCCTTACGTGGAATTAGTATTGGCATTAATCAAGGTGAATTTGCTTATTTGGTAGGTCCATCTGGAGCTGGTAAATCAACCTTTATCAAACTCCTTTACCGAGAAGAGAAAGTGACAAGCGGGATTCTTTATGTTGGTGAATATAATTTAACGAAGTTAAAAGCCAAAGAAGTTCCTATTCTTCGTCGTAATATTGGTGTTGTTTTCCAAGACTTTAAATTACTACCTCGAAAAACAGTTTTTGAAAATGTTGCTTATGCTATGGAAGTTATTGGGGAGAAGCGTCGTCATATTAAAAAACGTGTTCCGGAGGTATTGGAACTTGTTGGTTTAAAACATAAGATGCGTTCTTTCCCTAATCAACTTTCGGGTGGTGAGCAACAACGTGTTGCTATTGCGCGTGCGATTGTGAATAGCCCTAAATTATTGATTTGTGATGAGCCTACAGGTAACTTGGATCCAGAAATTTCATGGGAAATTATGCAATTGTTGGAAAGAATCAACTTACAAGGCACAACAATTTTAATGGCAACGCATAACAGCCATATTGTTAACACACTTCGCCATCGTGTTATTGCGATTGAAGATGGGCGTATTGTCCGAGATGAAGAGGAAGGAGACTACGGTTACGATGATTAG
- a CDS encoding cation-translocating P-type ATPase, with amino-acid sequence MSKEQNKQAYYTQSEEAVLSQLETSLEGLTTQEAQSRLEQYGRNELDEGEKKSLFMKFLDQFKDLMIIILIVAALLSVATEGMHGLTDAIIILAVVILNAAFGVYQEGQAEAAIEALKSMSSPLARVRRNGHVIEMDSKELVPGDVVLLEAGDVVPADMRLIEANSLQIEEAALTGESVPVQKDLSVELTEDAGIGDRVNMGYQNSNVTYGRGLGVITNTGMYTEVGHIAGMLANADETDTPLKQNLDNLSKILTYAILVIAAITFAVGVFLRGQAPLEGLMTSVALAVAAIPEGLPAIVTVVLSLGTQVLAKRNAIIRKLPAVETLGSTEIIASDKTGTLTMNQMTVEKVYTNGALQNASAAITADNSTLRIMTFANDTKIDEHGKLIGDPTETALVQFGLDHSFDVRDSMKTEPRVAELPFDSDRKLMSTIHKEAEGKYFIAVKGAPDQLLKRVTQIEDNGQLRPITEEDKQTILDTNKSLAKQALRVLMMAYKYSDTLPTLETDVVESDLVFSGLVGMIDPERPEAAQAVKVAKEAGIRPIMITGDHQDTAEAIAKRLGIIDETDTEDHVFTGAELNELSDEEFQKVFKQYSVYARVSPEHKVRIVKAWQNEGKVVAMTGDGVNDAPSLKTADIGIGMGITGTEVSKGASDMVLADDNFATIIVAVEEGRKVFSNIQKTIQYLLSANMAEVFTIFLATLFGWDVLQPVHLLWINLVTDTLPAIALGVEPAEPGVMSHKPRGRKSSFFDGGVKEAILYQGAFQTMLVLGVYGFALMFPEHSTYEEVHADALTMAYVTLGLIQLVHAYNVKSVYQSIFTVGLFRNKLFNYSIPVAFVALMVTVVVPGFNQFFHVAHLSMTQWLVTIIGSLLMVVLVEAVKAVQRAMGKDEKAI; translated from the coding sequence TTGTCGAAAGAACAAAACAAACAAGCGTATTATACGCAAAGCGAGGAAGCCGTACTTTCCCAATTGGAAACGAGTTTAGAGGGGCTTACGACTCAAGAAGCTCAAAGTAGACTTGAGCAATATGGTCGTAACGAGCTTGACGAAGGGGAAAAAAAATCTCTTTTCATGAAATTCCTTGATCAATTTAAGGATTTGATGATCATTATTTTGATTGTTGCAGCCTTACTTTCAGTGGCGACAGAAGGAATGCATGGTTTAACAGATGCTATTATCATCTTAGCTGTGGTTATTCTTAATGCAGCCTTTGGTGTTTACCAAGAAGGGCAAGCAGAAGCAGCTATTGAAGCTCTAAAATCAATGTCAAGTCCATTAGCGCGTGTTCGTCGCAATGGTCATGTTATTGAAATGGATTCAAAAGAATTAGTTCCAGGAGATGTTGTATTGCTTGAAGCAGGAGATGTTGTTCCTGCTGACATGCGCCTGATTGAAGCTAATTCTCTACAAATTGAAGAAGCAGCCTTAACAGGTGAATCTGTTCCTGTTCAAAAAGACTTGTCTGTTGAACTCACAGAAGATGCTGGTATTGGTGACCGTGTTAATATGGGGTACCAAAACTCAAATGTTACTTATGGCCGTGGTTTAGGGGTGATTACCAACACTGGTATGTATACTGAGGTTGGTCACATTGCAGGAATGCTTGCTAATGCAGATGAAACAGACACACCATTAAAACAAAACTTAGATAATCTTTCTAAAATTTTGACCTATGCCATCTTGGTTATTGCAGCCATTACTTTTGCTGTAGGTGTCTTTCTTCGTGGACAAGCTCCTCTTGAAGGGTTAATGACTTCCGTTGCTCTTGCTGTTGCAGCAATCCCAGAAGGACTACCAGCTATTGTGACGGTTGTTCTTTCACTTGGTACACAAGTATTAGCAAAACGTAACGCCATTATTCGTAAATTACCTGCAGTAGAAACCCTTGGTTCAACAGAAATTATTGCATCAGATAAAACTGGTACCTTAACAATGAACCAAATGACGGTTGAAAAAGTTTATACTAATGGGGCATTGCAAAATGCTTCAGCAGCCATTACTGCTGACAATTCAACACTTCGTATCATGACTTTTGCTAATGATACAAAAATTGATGAACATGGGAAGCTGATTGGTGATCCAACTGAAACAGCATTGGTACAATTTGGGCTAGACCATAGTTTTGATGTTCGTGACTCAATGAAAACAGAACCTCGTGTGGCTGAATTGCCATTTGATTCTGATCGTAAGTTGATGTCTACAATTCATAAAGAAGCCGAAGGCAAATACTTTATTGCAGTTAAAGGGGCACCAGACCAATTGCTTAAACGTGTTACACAAATTGAAGATAATGGCCAACTCCGTCCAATTACAGAAGAAGATAAGCAAACAATCCTTGACACTAATAAGAGCCTTGCCAAACAAGCTCTACGTGTTTTGATGATGGCCTATAAATATTCTGATACCCTTCCAACACTTGAAACAGATGTGGTTGAGTCAGATCTTGTATTCTCTGGACTGGTTGGTATGATTGACCCAGAACGTCCTGAAGCAGCGCAAGCCGTTAAAGTGGCTAAAGAAGCTGGTATTCGTCCGATCATGATTACTGGTGACCATCAGGATACTGCGGAAGCTATTGCTAAACGTCTTGGCATTATTGATGAAACAGATACTGAAGATCATGTCTTTACTGGTGCTGAATTAAATGAACTTTCTGATGAAGAATTCCAAAAGGTTTTCAAACAATATTCTGTTTATGCCCGTGTGTCTCCTGAGCATAAAGTTCGTATCGTTAAAGCTTGGCAAAATGAAGGCAAGGTTGTTGCTATGACAGGTGACGGTGTTAACGATGCGCCATCACTTAAAACGGCAGATATTGGTATCGGGATGGGGATTACTGGTACAGAGGTTTCTAAAGGGGCTTCTGATATGGTTCTTGCTGATGATAACTTTGCGACCATTATTGTTGCGGTTGAAGAAGGACGAAAAGTCTTCTCAAATATTCAAAAAACCATTCAATACTTATTGTCAGCAAATATGGCAGAAGTGTTCACAATTTTCCTTGCAACCTTATTTGGTTGGGATGTTCTTCAACCTGTTCATCTGCTTTGGATTAACTTAGTAACGGATACCCTTCCAGCGATTGCTTTGGGTGTTGAGCCGGCTGAGCCAGGTGTGATGAGTCATAAACCTCGTGGTCGTAAATCAAGTTTCTTCGATGGTGGTGTTAAAGAAGCTATCCTTTACCAAGGAGCTTTCCAAACAATGCTTGTTTTAGGAGTTTACGGTTTTGCCTTGATGTTCCCAGAGCACTCAACTTATGAAGAAGTTCATGCGGATGCTCTTACAATGGCTTATGTAACGCTTGGTTTGATTCAGTTGGTGCATGCTTATAATGTTAAGTCTGTTTACCAGTCAATCTTTACTGTAGGTCTATTCCGTAACAAACTCTTTAACTACTCAATTCCAGTAGCCTTTGTCGCTTTGATGGTAACGGTTGTTGTTCCAGGATTTAATCAATTCTTCCATGTCGCACACCTTAGCATGACACAGTGGTTGGTTACTATTATTGGTAGTTTACTCATGGTTGTTCTTGTTGAAGCAGTTAAGGCTGTTCAACGTGCTATGGGCAAAGATGAAAAAGCTATTTAA
- a CDS encoding glycerophosphodiester phosphodiesterase, translated as MTVIFAHRGSKVNRPENTLASFLEAVTVGADGIELDVHRTKDNHLVVIHDERVDRTSNGIGLVRKLTLNEIKALDVGSWFSPQFFREKIPTLEEVLDLLVQLNYKGVLNIEIKTDHYPYPKIESEIAALMQSRKWPFTYIYSSFNWLSLMLMHRYNKEIELAYLMKTSPFLFFLGQKTPFVTAIHPHKSRFLSKADQIDNKQKIIRPWTLNDEEQMLMAFKAGLAGFMTDKPEVAVRLKAAQEEV; from the coding sequence ATGACTGTCATTTTTGCCCATCGTGGTAGTAAAGTTAATAGACCAGAAAATACTTTGGCTTCATTTTTAGAAGCTGTCACTGTTGGAGCAGACGGTATTGAGCTAGATGTTCATAGGACAAAAGACAATCACTTAGTGGTTATTCATGATGAACGTGTTGATCGTACAAGCAATGGAATTGGTTTAGTCAGAAAACTAACTCTCAATGAAATTAAAGCTTTAGATGTAGGGTCATGGTTTTCACCACAGTTTTTTAGAGAAAAAATACCAACTTTAGAAGAGGTCCTTGATCTCTTGGTTCAACTTAATTATAAAGGTGTCCTTAATATTGAAATTAAAACAGATCATTACCCTTATCCTAAAATCGAAAGCGAAATAGCTGCGCTGATGCAGAGCAGAAAGTGGCCATTTACTTATATTTATAGCAGTTTTAATTGGTTAAGTTTGATGCTTATGCATCGATATAACAAAGAAATTGAATTGGCTTATTTGATGAAGACCAGTCCCTTCCTCTTCTTTTTAGGGCAAAAAACACCTTTTGTAACTGCCATTCATCCCCATAAGAGTCGGTTTTTAAGCAAGGCTGATCAGATTGATAACAAGCAAAAAATAATCAGGCCATGGACCTTGAATGACGAAGAACAAATGCTTATGGCATTTAAGGCGGGACTTGCTGGATTTATGACAGATAAACCCGAAGTTGCTGTGAGGCTCAAAGCAGCACAAGAAGAAGTTTGA
- a CDS encoding DUF1934 domain-containing protein yields MKIEIKNKITLDKDTEEIHEVYDCDLTEKGQYLYLIYHNAENEKVVIKVNDTNMTMSRFSKPQSIMKFYQAKESLIAVPTPIGIQQFILKTHHYDFDRLAETLTISYDLKQADGQAIFASYHLTITWYKSR; encoded by the coding sequence ATGAAAATAGAAATAAAGAATAAAATCACTCTTGATAAGGATACAGAAGAAATCCATGAGGTGTATGACTGTGATTTAACCGAAAAAGGGCAGTACCTCTATCTGATATACCATAATGCAGAAAATGAAAAAGTAGTGATCAAAGTAAATGACACAAACATGACCATGAGTCGCTTTTCAAAGCCCCAATCCATTATGAAATTTTACCAAGCTAAAGAAAGTCTAATTGCGGTGCCAACTCCAATTGGTATTCAACAGTTTATTTTAAAAACACATCATTATGACTTTGATAGATTGGCTGAGACTCTGACTATTAGCTATGATTTGAAGCAAGCAGACGGCCAAGCGATCTTTGCCTCTTATCATTTGACCATCACCTGGTATAAGTCACGTTAA
- the queG gene encoding tRNA epoxyqueuosine(34) reductase QueG, with the protein MEIKAEIIKLAKEIGISKIGFTTADDFSYLEKSLRLGVEEGRTSGFEHKNIEERVKPKLSLASAKTIISIAVAYPHKLPVPPPKTAYKRGKITPNSWGTDYHHVLQDKLSQLAQGIEALTKDFEYKGMVDTGALVDTAVARRAGIGFIGKNGLVISKEFGSYMYLGELITNLDITPDQPVTYDCGDCRRCLDACPTSCLIGDGTMNAKECLSFQTQDKGMMDLKFRKKIKTVIYGCDICQICCPYNKGLSNPLASDIDPELAMPELIPFLELSNKDFKEKFGYIAASWRGKNILQRNAIIALANGHDKSAIIKLMQIIDKNNNPIHTAPAIWALGQVIKTPEEPMIAFIRSIKPSDKDSQKELELLLAKWQL; encoded by the coding sequence ATGGAGATTAAGGCGGAAATTATTAAACTTGCAAAAGAAATTGGGATTTCAAAAATCGGTTTTACAACAGCTGATGATTTTTCTTATTTAGAAAAATCGCTTCGTCTTGGAGTTGAAGAAGGTAGAACAAGTGGTTTTGAACATAAAAACATCGAAGAAAGAGTGAAACCTAAACTATCACTTGCTTCTGCTAAAACCATCATTTCAATTGCAGTTGCTTATCCCCATAAATTGCCTGTCCCACCTCCAAAAACAGCTTATAAACGTGGGAAGATTACTCCAAATTCATGGGGAACTGACTACCATCATGTTTTACAAGATAAGTTAAGTCAACTGGCTCAGGGCATTGAAGCCTTGACAAAGGACTTTGAATACAAGGGAATGGTTGATACAGGGGCCTTGGTTGATACTGCAGTTGCAAGACGAGCAGGAATCGGCTTTATTGGTAAAAATGGTTTGGTTATTTCTAAAGAATTCGGTTCTTACATGTATTTAGGGGAACTCATTACCAATTTAGATATCACACCAGATCAACCTGTCACTTATGATTGTGGAGATTGTAGACGCTGTTTAGATGCCTGTCCCACCTCATGTTTAATTGGGGATGGTACGATGAATGCCAAGGAATGTTTGTCATTTCAAACACAAGACAAAGGCATGATGGACCTAAAGTTTCGAAAGAAAATTAAAACAGTTATTTATGGCTGTGACATTTGTCAAATTTGTTGCCCTTATAATAAGGGACTTTCAAATCCCTTAGCAAGCGACATTGATCCAGAGCTTGCTATGCCCGAATTAATTCCTTTTTTAGAACTGAGTAATAAAGATTTTAAGGAAAAATTTGGCTATATTGCAGCTTCATGGCGAGGGAAAAATATCCTACAACGCAATGCTATTATTGCCTTGGCAAATGGTCATGATAAGTCTGCTATTATTAAATTAATGCAAATTATTGATAAAAATAACAATCCCATTCACACAGCGCCAGCTATTTGGGCACTTGGTCAAGTGATTAAAACTCCAGAAGAACCAATGATTGCGTTTATCAGGTCTATTAAACCAAGTGATAAAGACAGTCAAAAAGAGTTGGAATTACTTCTTGCAAAATGGCAATTGTAA
- a CDS encoding fructose-1,6-bisphosphatase — protein sequence MTQYYQLLKEKFPTKSSLITEMINLDAICHLPKGTEYFLSDLHGEYQAFDYLLRNGSGSIKKKLQECFPNQSKEEINILCQYIYYPAEKIAQNEQFLSKTEHCLELLSLLPYLLQLVTFIGGKYTRSKVRKMLPKDFAYIMEELLIEEQPDKNKKPYYEAIIAKVTALDQLDDLFIAFAKLIQKLSIDHLHVVGDIFDRGQYPDYIIDRLNDFDKIDIQWGNHDITWIGAMSGSAICMINVIRIAARYNSIALIEDRYGINLRSLIDYSQRHFKEEEVFNPILDEDDRLSKSERLLLNKLQQATALLQFKLEHQLVKRRPEFAMEASLLFDKIDCKHKTITLGGKSFPLQSFPFEKIDWKNPESLTDEEESLLNGLMTSFQKSARLSQHIAFLMEHGAMYHISNNHLLFHGCVPMHANGDFKSMTFENRSYSGKALLDYFQDKVVQSYKQPHNQIDFATDLFWYLWCGEVSSLFGKDRMTTFERYYIADKSSHKENKNPYYHLREQEEICLRILVEFGLDHSAHIVNGHTPVKEKGGELPIKANGRMIIIDGGLAKGYQKKTGIAGYTLISNSYGLELVAHMPFSSVQDVLDGHCDIVFIKRLVEEVKVRTLVKDTDNGKKLLKEIADLDYLYRHFDQY from the coding sequence ATGACACAATATTACCAATTGCTGAAAGAAAAGTTTCCAACAAAATCTTCTTTAATCACAGAGATGATTAATTTAGATGCCATTTGTCATCTGCCAAAAGGAACAGAGTATTTTCTTAGTGACTTACATGGTGAGTATCAAGCCTTTGATTACCTGCTTCGTAATGGGTCAGGTTCTATAAAAAAGAAACTCCAAGAATGCTTTCCAAATCAATCTAAAGAAGAAATTAATATTCTCTGTCAATATATTTATTACCCTGCTGAAAAAATAGCACAAAATGAACAGTTTCTGTCAAAAACAGAACATTGTTTAGAACTGCTTAGCTTATTACCTTATCTGTTGCAATTGGTTACATTTATTGGAGGCAAATACACCAGATCTAAAGTTCGTAAAATGTTGCCAAAAGATTTTGCTTATATTATGGAAGAGTTACTCATAGAAGAACAACCCGATAAAAATAAAAAACCTTACTATGAAGCAATTATTGCAAAGGTGACAGCGCTTGATCAATTAGATGATCTCTTTATTGCCTTTGCAAAGCTCATTCAAAAACTCTCAATTGATCATTTACATGTTGTTGGTGATATTTTTGACAGAGGGCAATACCCTGATTATATTATTGATCGCCTCAATGATTTTGACAAAATTGATATTCAATGGGGAAATCATGATATCACTTGGATTGGGGCAATGTCAGGATCAGCCATCTGTATGATTAACGTGATTCGGATCGCTGCAAGATATAATAGCATTGCACTCATTGAAGATCGTTACGGCATTAATTTACGCTCTCTAATAGATTATAGCCAGAGGCATTTTAAAGAAGAAGAGGTCTTTAATCCCATATTAGATGAGGATGATCGCCTTTCAAAGAGTGAGCGTCTTTTGCTAAATAAACTTCAGCAAGCAACAGCTCTACTACAATTTAAGTTAGAACATCAATTGGTAAAGCGCAGACCAGAATTTGCTATGGAAGCTTCACTGCTTTTTGATAAGATTGATTGCAAACACAAAACCATTACACTTGGTGGTAAGTCATTTCCTTTGCAGTCTTTTCCTTTTGAAAAGATTGACTGGAAAAACCCTGAAAGTCTAACAGACGAAGAGGAGTCACTGCTTAATGGCCTTATGACGAGCTTCCAAAAGTCTGCCAGATTAAGCCAACACATTGCATTCCTTATGGAACATGGAGCAATGTATCATATTTCAAATAATCATTTGCTTTTTCATGGCTGTGTTCCAATGCATGCAAATGGTGATTTCAAATCCATGACTTTTGAGAATAGGTCCTATTCTGGAAAGGCCTTGCTAGATTATTTTCAGGATAAAGTTGTTCAATCCTACAAACAGCCACATAATCAGATTGATTTTGCTACTGACCTGTTTTGGTACCTTTGGTGTGGTGAGGTTTCGTCATTGTTTGGAAAAGACCGTATGACGACGTTTGAACGTTATTATATAGCAGATAAATCTAGCCATAAAGAAAACAAAAATCCATATTATCACTTACGAGAACAAGAAGAGATTTGTTTAAGAATTCTGGTTGAGTTTGGTTTGGACCATTCAGCTCATATTGTAAATGGTCATACTCCAGTCAAGGAAAAAGGGGGAGAATTACCCATTAAAGCCAATGGCCGAATGATTATTATTGATGGTGGACTTGCAAAAGGCTATCAGAAGAAAACAGGTATTGCAGGCTATACCTTGATTTCTAATAGTTATGGCTTGGAATTGGTGGCTCATATGCCTTTTTCCTCCGTTCAAGATGTTTTAGATGGTCATTGTGACATTGTTTTTATCAAACGCTTGGTGGAAGAAGTTAAGGTCAGGACACTGGTTAAAGATACAGACAATGGTAAAAAATTGCTCAAGGAGATAGCTGATTTAGATTACCTTTACCGACATTTTGATCAGTATTAA
- a CDS encoding MBL fold metallo-hydrolase has protein sequence MEIITILNQVAFENTYVLVNDQAALLIDPGSNDTKILKTLEAIQKPLVAILLTHTHYDHIMSLDVVRKTYPDVPVYVSEKEASWLFSPLDNLSGQIRHADLPDIITKPADHFFQYEKLYELSGFSFEVRETPGHSIGGVSFVFTKDQLLISGDALFYEGIGRYDLPTGNHQQLITSIQTKLFSLPNHFTVYPGHGPKTTIGHEKNFNPFLN, from the coding sequence ATGGAAATCATTACAATTTTAAATCAAGTCGCCTTCGAAAATACTTATGTCCTTGTTAATGATCAAGCCGCTCTTCTTATAGACCCAGGTAGCAATGACACAAAAATTCTCAAGACCTTAGAAGCTATTCAAAAACCACTAGTGGCAATACTTCTCACACACACTCACTATGATCATATCATGAGTTTAGACGTCGTTAGAAAAACTTATCCAGATGTACCAGTCTATGTTTCTGAAAAAGAGGCATCTTGGCTATTTTCACCTTTAGATAATCTTTCTGGACAAATAAGACATGCCGACCTTCCTGATATTATCACTAAACCTGCTGACCACTTTTTTCAATATGAGAAATTATATGAACTATCAGGGTTTAGCTTTGAAGTAAGGGAAACACCTGGTCATTCAATTGGTGGCGTCTCCTTTGTTTTCACAAAAGACCAATTGCTTATCTCAGGTGATGCTCTCTTTTACGAAGGGATCGGAAGGTATGATTTACCAACAGGAAATCATCAACAACTTATTACCTCAATTCAAACAAAACTCTTTAGTTTACCCAACCATTTTACCGTCTATCCCGGACATGGTCCCAAAACGACCATTGGTCATGAAAAAAATTTCAATCCCTTTCTGAATTAA
- the prfB gene encoding peptide chain release factor 2 (programmed frameshift), which yields MEVAEIRQKIVENNEKLTSFRRSLDLDRLEEEIALLEHQMTEPDFWNDNIAAQKTSQELNDLKVTYNTFHQMQDLSEETELYLEMLDEDESVKEELEASLEKLDQILASYEMTLLLSEPYDHNNAILEIHPGSGGTEAQDWADMLFRMYSRFGNAKGYKVETLDYQAGDEAGIKSVTLSFEGPNAYGFLKSEMGVHRLVRISPFDSAKRRHTSFTSVEVMPELDDTIEVDIRDDEIKMDTFRSGGAGGQNVNKVSTGVRLTHIPTGIVVASTVDRTQYGNRDRAMKMLQAKLYQLEQEKKAEEVNALKGDKKEITWGSQIRSYVFTPYTMVKDHRTNFEVSQVDKVMDGDIDGFIDAYLKWRMNDD from the exons ATGGAAGTGGCAGAAATTCGCCAAAAAATAGTAGAAAACAATGAGAAGTTGACTAGCTTCAGGAGGTCTCTT GACTTAGATCGTTTGGAAGAGGAGATTGCACTCCTTGAACATCAGATGACAGAGCCTGATTTTTGGAATGATAATATCGCGGCGCAAAAAACATCTCAAGAGTTAAATGACTTAAAGGTAACTTATAACACTTTTCACCAAATGCAAGACTTGTCTGAAGAGACAGAATTGTATTTGGAAATGTTGGACGAAGATGAATCTGTTAAAGAAGAGCTAGAAGCAAGTCTTGAAAAACTAGATCAAATACTTGCCAGTTATGAAATGACCTTGCTTTTATCAGAACCTTATGACCATAATAATGCTATTTTGGAGATTCATCCAGGCTCTGGTGGAACAGAGGCTCAAGATTGGGCTGATATGCTTTTTAGAATGTATAGCCGTTTTGGCAATGCCAAAGGTTACAAGGTAGAGACTTTAGATTATCAAGCTGGAGATGAGGCAGGCATTAAGTCTGTTACCCTTTCTTTTGAAGGGCCAAATGCCTATGGTTTTTTGAAATCAGAAATGGGCGTCCACCGTTTGGTGCGTATATCCCCATTTGATTCTGCAAAGAGAAGGCATACCTCATTTACATCGGTTGAGGTGATGCCAGAACTTGATGATACTATTGAAGTTGATATTCGTGATGATGAAATCAAAATGGATACTTTCCGATCAGGTGGCGCTGGTGGTCAGAACGTTAACAAAGTGTCAACAGGTGTTCGTTTGACCCATATTCCTACAGGGATTGTTGTGGCTTCAACCGTTGATAGAACACAATATGGTAATAGAGACCGTGCCATGAAAATGCTTCAGGCTAAACTTTACCAATTAGAACAAGAAAAAAAAGCTGAAGAAGTCAATGCCCTTAAGGGTGACAAAAAAGAAATCACTTGGGGAAGTCAAATTCGGTCGTACGTGTTCACACCATACACTATGGTAAAAGACCACCGTACTAATTTTGAAGTTTCTCAAGTTGACAAGGTTATGGACGGTGATATCGACGGCTTCATTGATGCCTATCTTAAATGGCGCATGAATGATGACTAA